The genome window AACCCGGCGGCCAGACTAATCTTCTACGAGCGCTCTACAGACTTGACGTTGTCCGTCACGACGTCGAAGCGAACCGCCCCGCCTTAGAAGATATGTCCGATTTGATTGCCAAGGACATCGATGCTGCCCGTCTCGAATACCGACCGATCCGACGCTTCTTCAGTAGCCGCAAGCGCAAGGATGCCGCCAAGTCAGCATTGAAGCGTATCGATTCACTCTTCAAAGAGGCCAGTATCATAAGGCTTCAAGATCATCTACGCGTTACCGAGGAACGACTATCCAACAGAGCGATCCGAGCCTTTGATGTCTGGGAAGACTATACGGCGAGACCAGTGCACTACAATGCGCTGCTTGCTGAGATCGGCGGACTTGATCCTGATACGGAGGCGTCTCAGGGGTTTGCGCCAGCAGAAATTATAGAGAAAGTCAAGCAATTCGATCTCGATATGCGTCTGCTCAACGTGACACTGCGCGGATATCAGGCGTTTGGAGCTAAGTACGCCCTCGTTCAAAAGCACACCATCCTCGGAGATGAGATGGGCCTAGGCAAGACTATCGAAGCACTCGCGGTCCTGTGCCATCTGAAGTGCCAGGGCGGCACTCACTTTCTAGTGGTGTGCCCAGCGAGCGTGCTGGTCAACTGGGAGCATGAGACCATTCGTCATTCCTACTTAGAACACCCGTGGAGGCTTCATGGCCCTGAACGGATACAGCGGCTCAGTGTTTGGGTAGAGCAAGGAGGCTTGGCAGTCACTACGTTCGACACGTTGAGGTTGCTGGACTTGCCGCATGATCTCACAATTTCTGCTATGATTGTTGATGAGGCGCACTTTGTGAAAAATCCGCGTGCTCTAAGGACGATTGCGGTACGCCAATGGTTGAGCCGATCGGGCTGTTCAATGTTGATGACCGGTACGCCAATGGAGAATCGTGTGGAAGAGTTTCGTATGCTTGTTGACCATGTACAGCCCGATACTGGATTGGCCCTTGAAAATGAAAGCGGCTTCCTAGAACCAGATGCGTTTCGTAGAACCGTTTCTACAGTCTACCTGCGGAGGAATCAGTCGGACGTGCTCCAAGAACTTCCTGAGAGGATTGAGACCGATGAGTGGCTCACTCTTGAAGGCGCTGCGGCAGATGCCTACAGATGGGCGGTTGAATGTGGCAACTTCATGGACATGCGACGCGCCGCCTTCATGACCAACGAGCCGGATGAGTCCCCGAAGCTCGCACGCCTGCTTGAGATCACCACTGAAGCAGCAGACCGCGGCCTCAAGACAGTCGTGTTCTCATTCTTCCGAGACGTTATTGACCGGATACACGCAGGACTCGGATCGCGGACGGTTGGACCCATCACAGGTGCCGTCCCTGCGGGAAAACGCCAGCAGATCGTGGATCAGTTCACAGCCTCCGAAGTACCTGTCGTGTTAGTGAGCCAAGTTGAGGCGGGCGGCGTTGGACTGAATCTCCAAGCAGCCTCGGTAGTGATCCTCACTGAGCCGCAGTGGAAGCCGAGCACCGAAGAGCAGGCCATCGCCCGATGTCATCGGATGGGCCAAGTCCGGCGCGTGGAAGTTCACCGACTTCTGACAGAGGAAAGCGTTGACGAGGTCATGGTCGAAGTCCTACACGACAAGTCGGTACTATTCGACTCGTACGCCCGAGGCAGCACCATTAAGGACGCGACGCCTGACGCCATTGACACCGCGGATCAAGCTAAGCCCAAGAAAGCCATGTCACAGCGCGATCAAGAGCGTCAGATCATCGAAGCAGAGCGCCAACGACTCGGACTCCCACCCCATACAGGAGTATCTTGACGCTTGGCTGCGTCTCAGCGAAGCTTGCGGGAGGTGCGGTCCTTATTTTCTTGGAAGCGGACACAGACGACCTTGTGAATCTGTCTTCTATGCCCCTTGTTGTACAATAAAGCAAAGGCGAATTTATTGACGGCTAGTTTTTCAGCCACGATATAGTTCGCTTTTCAATGCGTCTATATCCACCGTAAAGACATCTACTTGCTCACAGGCTAAAGCCTTGAGGAAATCAGGGCGATCCAGACCGGCTATATGGGCGGCTTTTTCTTGCGAAATCACGCCTC of Acidobacteriota bacterium contains these proteins:
- a CDS encoding UPF0175 family protein, with the protein product MTKVILELPDEVFSALRRSPEEFVAELRLAGAIHWYERGVISQEKAAHIAGLDRPDFLKALACEQVDVFTVDIDALKSELYRG
- a CDS encoding DEAD/DEAH box helicase gives rise to the protein MKPIDITETSLLPPKVIVRRAEDLQQRVALLLASISYAEQQARTEYEAEHECVISERLHRMPLNRLKQLTRGDVRTTAVETSGIRTVGQLLSRRQGQLEAIQGVGPITAARMLDAARRAEDQLTDESRIRFDIERKPGGQTNLLRALYRLDVVRHDVEANRPALEDMSDLIAKDIDAARLEYRPIRRFFSSRKRKDAAKSALKRIDSLFKEASIIRLQDHLRVTEERLSNRAIRAFDVWEDYTARPVHYNALLAEIGGLDPDTEASQGFAPAEIIEKVKQFDLDMRLLNVTLRGYQAFGAKYALVQKHTILGDEMGLGKTIEALAVLCHLKCQGGTHFLVVCPASVLVNWEHETIRHSYLEHPWRLHGPERIQRLSVWVEQGGLAVTTFDTLRLLDLPHDLTISAMIVDEAHFVKNPRALRTIAVRQWLSRSGCSMLMTGTPMENRVEEFRMLVDHVQPDTGLALENESGFLEPDAFRRTVSTVYLRRNQSDVLQELPERIETDEWLTLEGAAADAYRWAVECGNFMDMRRAAFMTNEPDESPKLARLLEITTEAADRGLKTVVFSFFRDVIDRIHAGLGSRTVGPITGAVPAGKRQQIVDQFTASEVPVVLVSQVEAGGVGLNLQAASVVILTEPQWKPSTEEQAIARCHRMGQVRRVEVHRLLTEESVDEVMVEVLHDKSVLFDSYARGSTIKDATPDAIDTADQAKPKKAMSQRDQERQIIEAERQRLGLPPHTGVS